A genomic stretch from Sporocytophaga myxococcoides includes:
- a CDS encoding sulfatase family protein, which produces MKKRYLFSILALCLTLGKAHAQANLKNAKPNIIFIYTDDQRYDALSIVQDEQGANARFPWFKTPNLDRIGNEGVRFRNAFVINSLCSPSRSTLLTGRYNHLNGIANNHTNFTDTLETYPVLLKKVGYNTAFFGKWHMGKETGKRPGFDYSVSFVGQGAYFDCPLEINGVSQPTVGWVDDVTTDFALDYIKGNKDKSFALVLAYKSGHGPFQPPVRHTNTYADVELIKPSNEHLEAPYKNKIESKRKNTNIAQNKSTSWTDNNEKTIRGYFGALKGIDENVGRILNVLDSLKLTENTVVIFSSDNGFFFGEHGLGDKRAAYEESMRIPLLVRYPARFPKGKTIDKLVLNLDQAPSILDLAGISAPKSYQGKSWVPLIENKIKDWRTSFLYEYFYEDGTTTPTIKAVRTETSKLIVYPGQDEWNELFDLTKDPQESNNLINQKEATKLKEQLQQELSKQEKAVGYVIPTYADERPLDKDGKYIPPKPMDVQ; this is translated from the coding sequence ATATGATGCTTTAAGCATTGTTCAGGATGAACAGGGAGCTAATGCCCGTTTCCCATGGTTTAAAACACCCAATCTTGATAGAATCGGAAATGAAGGTGTCCGCTTTAGAAATGCATTTGTAATCAATTCTCTTTGTTCTCCAAGCAGGTCGACCTTACTCACAGGAAGGTATAATCATTTAAATGGAATTGCTAATAACCACACAAACTTTACAGATACATTGGAAACATATCCTGTTTTGTTGAAGAAAGTTGGTTATAATACAGCATTTTTTGGTAAATGGCATATGGGAAAAGAAACTGGGAAGAGACCTGGATTTGATTATTCCGTAAGCTTTGTAGGGCAAGGAGCTTATTTTGATTGTCCATTAGAGATTAATGGAGTAAGCCAACCTACTGTGGGTTGGGTGGATGACGTCACAACAGATTTTGCGCTTGATTATATAAAAGGAAATAAAGATAAATCATTTGCTTTGGTGCTTGCATATAAATCAGGACATGGACCTTTTCAACCTCCTGTCAGACATACCAATACTTATGCGGATGTTGAACTGATAAAGCCATCGAATGAACATCTGGAGGCTCCGTATAAAAACAAGATTGAATCGAAAAGAAAAAATACAAATATCGCTCAGAACAAGAGCACATCATGGACAGATAACAACGAGAAGACAATCAGAGGATATTTCGGAGCATTAAAGGGAATTGACGAAAATGTCGGAAGAATCTTGAATGTATTGGATTCATTGAAGTTGACAGAGAATACTGTTGTAATTTTTTCAAGCGACAATGGCTTCTTCTTTGGTGAGCATGGATTAGGTGATAAGCGTGCTGCCTATGAAGAATCTATGAGAATTCCTCTTCTCGTTCGTTACCCTGCAAGATTTCCAAAAGGAAAGACTATAGACAAACTGGTGTTGAACCTCGATCAGGCTCCTTCCATTCTTGATTTAGCGGGTATCAGCGCTCCTAAGTCTTATCAGGGCAAGAGCTGGGTACCACTTATAGAGAATAAAATTAAAGACTGGAGGACTTCTTTCCTTTACGAATACTTCTATGAAGATGGAACAACAACGCCTACAATTAAAGCTGTTCGTACAGAGACAAGCAAGCTTATTGTTTATCCCGGACAAGATGAATGGAATGAACTTTTTGATTTAACCAAAGATCCACAAGAATCTAATAATCTGATCAATCAGAAGGAAGCGACGAAACTCAAGGAGCAATTACAGCAGGAACTTTCAAAGCAGGAAAAAGCTGTGGGTTATGTTATTCCAACATATGCTGATGAAAGACCTTTAGATAAAGATGGTAAATACATTCCTCCAAAACCGATGGATGTACAATAG